One window from the genome of Rhodobacteraceae bacterium S2214 encodes:
- a CDS encoding helix-turn-helix transcriptional regulator translates to MEIIVRLDVMLAMRKMKSRDLAAEIGITEQNLSLLKSGKVKGIRFETLAKICAALDCQPGDLLEAAPSDGDA, encoded by the coding sequence ATGGAAATCATCGTCCGTCTTGATGTGATGCTGGCCATGCGCAAAATGAAATCGCGCGATCTGGCCGCGGAAATTGGGATCACCGAACAGAACCTGAGCCTTCTAAAATCTGGCAAAGTCAAAGGGATCAGGTTCGAAACGCTGGCAAAGATTTGCGCAGCACTTGATTGCCAACCGGGTGATTTGTTGGAGGCCGCGCCGTCCGACGGTGATGCTTAA
- a CDS encoding mechanosensitive ion channel gives MTDHTDTGPSDGISASPEPRDLEVDQIIDVGQSLLVRAEVLFESLFRTWNLYQIAIAIGLFAVAHVLRAVLGPHIRTWMANRENWPKWRIRILVVIHQRLRPIFYVALLWLTVFALREWTWPSRSYLLSIVATLAFAWLFIVFVTRLIKSPFLRKFVRYGAWIYATLEILDLVGEAETLLDSAGFSVGSVRFSLLLLVQAIVILSVLIAVARLLTTSTSNKIRQNEDISPSMQVLIVKMLQIGFYGIAFYAGVKAIGIDLTGLAVLSGAIGVGLGFGLQKVVSNLVSGVIILLDKSVKPGDVISLGTTFGWINSLGARYVSVVTRDGKEYLIPNEDLITGQVVNWSHSNDFVRLDIYFGTAYHDNPREVRRIAIEAAKSVDRVLTTRPAVCHIVGFGDSSVDYILRFWISDPTGGLTNIRGNVYLALWDAFEENGISIPFPQREVKVLEGGPIKPPSVALD, from the coding sequence ATGACAGACCACACAGACACCGGACCATCTGACGGCATAAGCGCGTCCCCTGAACCGCGCGATCTTGAGGTCGATCAGATCATTGATGTCGGGCAAAGTTTGCTGGTCCGCGCCGAGGTGCTTTTCGAAAGTCTTTTCCGCACCTGGAACCTTTACCAGATCGCCATTGCGATTGGCCTGTTTGCGGTTGCGCATGTTCTTAGGGCCGTTCTAGGTCCGCATATCCGAACATGGATGGCGAACCGCGAAAACTGGCCGAAATGGCGTATTCGTATCCTTGTTGTCATCCATCAACGGCTGCGCCCGATCTTCTACGTCGCGCTTTTGTGGCTGACCGTATTTGCGTTGCGTGAATGGACATGGCCAAGCCGCAGTTACCTGCTGAGCATTGTTGCGACGCTGGCATTTGCCTGGCTCTTCATCGTTTTTGTGACCCGCCTGATCAAAAGCCCGTTTCTGCGCAAATTTGTCCGTTACGGCGCGTGGATTTACGCGACCTTAGAGATTTTGGACCTCGTTGGTGAAGCCGAAACGCTTTTGGACAGCGCGGGCTTTAGCGTGGGGTCGGTTCGGTTTTCCCTGCTATTGCTCGTCCAAGCGATCGTCATCCTGAGCGTGTTGATCGCAGTCGCGCGGCTACTGACCACGTCCACATCAAACAAAATTCGCCAGAACGAAGACATCAGCCCGTCGATGCAAGTTCTGATCGTGAAGATGCTGCAGATCGGTTTTTATGGCATCGCGTTTTACGCAGGCGTCAAAGCGATTGGCATCGACCTGACCGGCCTCGCGGTCCTGTCCGGTGCGATTGGTGTGGGTCTTGGTTTTGGTTTGCAAAAGGTGGTGTCGAACCTTGTGTCCGGCGTGATTATTCTGCTCGATAAATCGGTGAAACCGGGGGATGTGATCAGCCTTGGCACGACGTTCGGCTGGATCAATTCATTGGGCGCGCGCTACGTGTCCGTGGTCACCCGCGACGGGAAGGAGTATTTGATCCCGAACGAGGATTTGATCACGGGCCAAGTGGTCAACTGGTCCCATTCAAACGATTTTGTCCGGCTCGATATCTATTTCGGGACCGCCTACCACGACAACCCGCGCGAAGTACGCCGTATCGCGATTGAGGCTGCAAAAAGTGTCGATCGCGTCCTGACCACTCGCCCTGCCGTGTGCCACATCGTCGGTTTTGGTGACAGTTCGGTAGACTACATCCTGCGGTTCTGGATTTCCGACCCGACGGGCGGCCTGACCAACATTCGGGGGAATGTGTACCTCGCCCTTTGGGACGCGTTCGAGGAAAACGGCATCTCGATCCCATTCCCGCAGCGTGAGGTTAAAGTGTTGGAAGGCGGTCCGATAAAACCGCCAAGCGTTGCATTGGATTAA
- the leuC gene encoding 3-isopropylmalate dehydratase large subunit — translation MSPKTLYDKIWDAHVAHEAEDGTCLLYIDRHLVHEVTSPQAFEGLRMAGRKVRRPDQTIAVPDHNVPTTLDRANAATMTEDSRIQVEALDKNAKDFGLHYYPVSDVRQGVVHIVGPEQGWTLPGMTVVCGDSHTATHGAFGSLAHGIGTSEVEHVLATQTLIQKKSKNMKVEITGKLAPGVTAKDVTMAVIGQTGTAGGTGYVIEYCGSAIESLSMEGRMTVCNMAIEGGARAGLIAPDQTTFDYCMGRPHAPKGAEWEAALAYWKTLFTDEGAHFDKVLTIKGEDIAPLVTWGTSPEDVLPITSVVPSPDSFEGGKVGAAQRSIDYMGLEAGQKLSDIEIDTVFIGSCTNGRIEDFRAAAEILKGKKIKDGMRAMVVPGSGLVRAQAEEEGIAQIFKDAGFEWRLAGCSMCLAMNPDQLKPGERCAATSNRNFEGRQGRGGRTHLMSPAMAAAAAITGKLTDVRDLM, via the coding sequence ATGTCCCCCAAAACGCTTTATGATAAAATCTGGGATGCGCACGTCGCGCATGAAGCAGAGGACGGCACTTGTCTGCTGTATATCGACCGTCACCTCGTCCACGAAGTGACATCACCGCAAGCCTTTGAAGGCCTGCGCATGGCGGGCCGCAAGGTACGTCGTCCGGATCAGACAATTGCTGTGCCGGATCACAACGTACCAACAACGCTGGACCGCGCGAACGCGGCCACAATGACCGAAGACAGCCGTATTCAGGTAGAGGCTTTGGACAAAAACGCCAAAGACTTTGGCCTGCACTACTACCCCGTGTCCGACGTCCGTCAGGGTGTTGTGCACATCGTTGGCCCTGAACAGGGGTGGACGCTGCCGGGCATGACCGTTGTCTGCGGCGACAGCCACACGGCGACACACGGCGCGTTCGGTTCATTGGCGCACGGCATCGGGACATCCGAGGTTGAGCACGTTCTGGCGACGCAAACGCTGATCCAGAAGAAATCCAAGAACATGAAGGTCGAAATCACTGGCAAACTTGCGCCGGGTGTGACCGCGAAAGACGTAACCATGGCCGTGATCGGCCAAACGGGTACGGCTGGTGGCACCGGCTACGTAATCGAATATTGCGGCTCTGCGATTGAAAGCCTGTCCATGGAAGGTCGCATGACCGTCTGTAACATGGCGATCGAAGGCGGCGCACGCGCGGGCCTGATCGCACCGGACCAGACAACATTCGACTACTGCATGGGCCGTCCACACGCACCCAAAGGTGCGGAATGGGAAGCGGCGCTGGCTTATTGGAAAACGCTCTTCACCGACGAAGGTGCCCATTTCGACAAGGTTCTGACGATCAAAGGTGAAGACATCGCACCGCTCGTCACTTGGGGCACATCACCAGAAGACGTCCTGCCGATCACATCTGTCGTGCCATCGCCCGACAGCTTTGAAGGCGGCAAAGTTGGCGCGGCTCAGCGGTCCATCGACTATATGGGTCTTGAGGCTGGCCAGAAATTGTCCGACATCGAAATCGACACTGTGTTCATCGGGTCTTGCACCAACGGGCGGATCGAAGATTTCCGCGCTGCGGCTGAAATCCTGAAGGGCAAAAAGATCAAAGACGGAATGCGCGCCATGGTCGTGCCTGGTTCCGGTCTGGTCCGTGCGCAAGCCGAGGAAGAAGGCATCGCGCAAATCTTCAAGGACGCCGGTTTCGAATGGCGCCTTGCGGGCTGTTCCATGTGTCTTGCGATGAACCCTGATCAGTTGAAGCCGGGCGAACGCTGTGCGGCGACATCCAACCGTAACTTCGAAGGCCGTCAGGGCCGGGGCGGTCGGACGCATTTGATGTCACCAGCAATGGCGGCAGCAGCAGCGATCACAGGCAAGCTGACTGATGTTCGGGACTTGATGTAA
- the leuD gene encoding 3-isopropylmalate dehydratase small subunit, with product MEKFNQLSGIAAPMDLVNIDTDMIIPKQFLKTIKRSGLGVNLFDEMRYNLDGTEIEDFVLNQPAYREASILVAGDNFGCGSSREHAPWAIADFGIRCVISTSFADIFYNNCFKNGILPIVLPEDQRDALMKDAEKGANARIEVDLEAQTVTASDGTTFSFEVDAFKKHCLQNGLDDIGLTMEKAAAIDTFEASAGQARPWV from the coding sequence ATGGAAAAGTTTAACCAACTCAGCGGTATCGCGGCCCCAATGGATCTGGTCAATATCGATACCGATATGATCATCCCAAAGCAGTTCTTGAAAACCATCAAGCGCTCTGGCCTCGGCGTGAACCTGTTCGACGAAATGCGTTACAATCTCGACGGTACTGAGATCGAAGATTTTGTTCTGAACCAGCCTGCCTATCGCGAGGCGTCAATCCTGGTGGCGGGCGACAACTTCGGTTGCGGGTCATCACGTGAACACGCGCCTTGGGCCATCGCCGACTTTGGCATCCGCTGCGTGATCTCGACCAGCTTCGCCGACATCTTTTACAACAACTGCTTCAAGAACGGCATCTTGCCAATCGTGCTGCCAGAAGATCAGCGCGACGCGTTGATGAAAGATGCAGAGAAGGGCGCAAACGCGCGGATCGAAGTCGATCTGGAAGCACAGACAGTGACAGCGTCAGATGGCACAACATTCAGCTTTGAAGTTGACGCCTTTAAAAAGCACTGTCTGCAGAACGGTCTGGATGACATCGGTCTGACAATGGAAAAGGCAGCGGCGATCGACACGTTTGAGGCCAGCGCAGGCCAAGCCCGTCCTTGGGTCTAA
- a CDS encoding endonuclease/exonuclease/phosphatase family protein, with product MLRDLQKGEDAELAAAQAVIAHIDPDILLLTDFDFDYDSMALQTLAMLLDYPHHFAARPNTGVQTALDLDGNGWFGEARDAQGYGRFSGDGGMAVLSRFPIDAAQVTDHSHLLWRDVPDAVLPATMTDDVAAVQRLSTSGHWIVPIKTDESTVNLLAFAATPPVFDGPEDRNGLRNRDELRLWKHVLNRVYGDAPQDFIVIGNANLDPDKGDGIKDAMVEFLSDDRLQDPHVGLNTADWDDDGPGNLRVSYVLPATTWIVTDAGVFWPAPDDEHAALLGDDGLAAGVHHLVWVDVRRDAGQ from the coding sequence TTGTTGCGTGACCTGCAGAAGGGGGAAGATGCAGAACTGGCCGCGGCCCAAGCTGTGATCGCACATATTGATCCCGACATCCTGCTTCTGACCGATTTCGATTTCGACTATGACAGCATGGCGTTGCAGACGCTTGCGATGCTGCTGGACTATCCTCACCATTTTGCAGCGCGCCCGAACACGGGTGTACAGACAGCGCTCGACCTTGATGGGAACGGGTGGTTCGGGGAAGCCCGCGACGCCCAAGGCTACGGTAGGTTCTCGGGGGATGGGGGTATGGCTGTCCTGTCGCGCTTTCCAATCGACGCGGCGCAGGTGACGGATCATTCGCACCTGCTGTGGCGCGACGTGCCGGATGCAGTTCTACCAGCGACGATGACGGACGACGTGGCGGCTGTGCAGCGGCTTTCTACCAGCGGTCACTGGATCGTTCCGATCAAGACTGATGAAAGCACCGTCAACTTGCTGGCTTTTGCCGCAACACCGCCCGTCTTTGATGGTCCAGAGGACCGCAATGGCCTGCGCAATCGTGACGAATTGCGGTTGTGGAAACACGTGTTGAACAGGGTGTACGGCGATGCGCCTCAGGATTTTATTGTCATCGGAAATGCGAACCTTGATCCGGATAAAGGGGACGGAATTAAAGACGCGATGGTTGAATTCCTGTCCGACGACCGCTTACAGGACCCGCACGTTGGTTTGAACACTGCCGATTGGGATGACGATGGTCCCGGAAATCTGCGGGTGAGTTACGTTTTGCCCGCAACAACGTGGATTGTGACCGACGCGGGTGTTTTCTGGCCCGCGCCGGATGACGAACATGCAGCGTTACTGGGCGACGATGGCTTGGCCGCTGGCGTGCACCACCTTGTCTGGGTGGACGTCAGACGGGACGCCGGACAATAG
- a CDS encoding epimerase — translation MTQTVLILGGSGKIGKHAAEAFWNAGWTVRHYKRGTDMTAQAQGVNVIVNGLNPPKYNDWAKNIPAITSQVIAAAQSSGATVIVPGNVYNFGDKGGIWDEATPQAPVTEKGHIRVAMEAAYRDAGVQAIILRAGHFIDPGQDGDAYSMVHVAKVGKGVVTTLGDPDAMQAHAYLPDWARAAVKLAAMRNDLARFEDIPFPGHSFTMNQLRDEMADALGKPMKLSYFPWWLMAFVAPFNEMIREFRKMRYLPNTSHQLGHEKFDRLLPDFKPTDLRTALLSGVPSDVHPDKVVHASGQAIVAQ, via the coding sequence ATGACACAGACAGTATTGATCCTTGGTGGCAGCGGCAAAATCGGCAAACACGCAGCAGAAGCATTCTGGAATGCAGGTTGGACGGTCCGCCATTACAAGCGCGGCACTGATATGACAGCGCAGGCGCAAGGCGTGAATGTGATTGTGAACGGGCTGAACCCGCCGAAATACAACGATTGGGCCAAGAACATCCCTGCGATCACGTCCCAAGTTATTGCGGCAGCGCAATCCAGCGGCGCAACCGTCATCGTACCCGGCAACGTATATAACTTTGGCGACAAGGGTGGCATCTGGGACGAAGCAACACCGCAAGCACCTGTCACCGAAAAGGGGCACATCAGGGTCGCGATGGAGGCCGCATATCGTGATGCAGGCGTGCAAGCGATCATACTCCGTGCGGGGCATTTCATTGATCCGGGTCAAGACGGCGACGCCTATTCAATGGTGCACGTGGCCAAAGTCGGCAAAGGGGTTGTGACCACGCTGGGTGACCCTGACGCGATGCAGGCGCATGCCTACCTGCCCGATTGGGCGCGGGCGGCAGTGAAGCTTGCCGCCATGCGGAACGATCTTGCACGGTTCGAAGACATCCCCTTCCCCGGTCACAGCTTTACGATGAACCAATTGCGCGACGAAATGGCGGATGCATTGGGCAAACCGATGAAGCTATCCTATTTTCCATGGTGGTTGATGGCCTTCGTGGCCCCGTTCAACGAAATGATCCGCGAGTTTCGCAAGATGCGGTATCTGCCGAACACGTCCCATCAGCTTGGCCATGAAAAATTCGACCGATTGCTGCCGGATTTCAAACCGACGGACCTGCGCACTGCTCTATTGTCCGGCGTCCCGTCTGACGTCCACCCAGACAAGGTGGTGCACGCCAGCGGCCAAGCCATCGTCGCCCAGTAA
- a CDS encoding LysR family transcriptional regulator, which yields MDNTLQPLDWSLAQAFLAVAETGSLSAAARKLGTTQPTIGRQIKAMEQQLGAELFHRAPRGLSLTHTGTQLVEPAQAMRDAVNQMTLTAAGQSASLKGTVRITASVATSVYHLPQIISDIRAAEPDIEIELVASDESRNLLFREADIAVRMYRPTQEDLITQHIGEIALGVFASRSYLKRKGGLDNPAQIAEHDVVGYDADKSIIDGMRDAGVPVDRHFFKVRCDDNIAYWNLVRAGCGVGFAQRTLGLDDPEIVEIDLGFPLPTLPVWLTAHEAMRRTPRIRRVWDMLAAGLAPLVS from the coding sequence ATGGATAACACGCTGCAGCCTCTTGATTGGTCACTCGCCCAAGCGTTTCTTGCTGTGGCGGAAACGGGAAGCCTATCGGCTGCTGCCCGCAAACTTGGCACGACGCAGCCGACCATTGGCCGCCAGATCAAAGCGATGGAACAGCAATTGGGTGCGGAGTTGTTTCATCGTGCGCCGCGTGGTCTGTCGTTAACCCACACGGGCACGCAACTGGTCGAACCAGCCCAAGCGATGCGCGATGCGGTGAATCAGATGACGCTGACGGCTGCTGGTCAGTCGGCCAGTCTCAAGGGCACGGTGAGGATCACGGCCAGCGTGGCGACGTCTGTCTACCACTTGCCGCAGATCATCAGCGATATCAGAGCGGCGGAACCTGATATCGAGATTGAACTGGTCGCATCTGACGAAAGCCGCAATCTGCTGTTTCGCGAGGCCGATATTGCGGTCCGCATGTATCGGCCAACGCAGGAAGATCTGATCACCCAGCATATCGGAGAAATCGCTTTGGGCGTTTTTGCGTCGCGCAGCTACCTGAAGCGGAAAGGCGGATTGGATAATCCGGCACAGATCGCAGAACACGATGTCGTTGGCTATGACGCGGACAAGAGCATCATTGACGGGATGCGCGATGCGGGTGTCCCCGTTGATCGGCACTTTTTCAAAGTCCGTTGCGACGATAACATCGCCTATTGGAACCTCGTCCGGGCAGGCTGTGGCGTTGGGTTTGCGCAAAGGACGCTGGGGTTGGATGACCCCGAGATTGTCGAAATTGATCTCGGGTTCCCGTTGCCAACGCTACCGGTTTGGTTAACCGCCCACGAAGCGATGCGGCGCACCCCGCGGATCAGACGTGTCTGGGATATGTTGGCAGCAGGCTTGGCACCCTTGGTATCTTGA
- the leuB gene encoding 3-isopropylmalate dehydrogenase, translating to MSNPSLLILAGDGIGPEVMNEVKRVITWFGDKRDMKFDVSEDLVGGAAYDKHGVPLADETMAKAQEVDAVLLGAVGGPAYDDLDFSVKPERGLLRLRKEMDLFANLRPAQCFDALSDFSSLKPELVAGLDIMIVRELTSGVYFGEPRGIHIEDNMRVGVNTQRYTEAEIERGARAAFELAMKRDKKLCSMEKANVMESGILWRDVVTEVSADYPEVELSHMYADNGAMQLVRAPKQFDVIYTDNLFGDILSDCAAMLTGSLGMLPSASLGLPMENGRPKAMYEPVHGSAPDITGQAKANPIACILSFAMALRYSFDQGAEADRLEAAIEKVLADGARTGDLMGPEGGTPLSTTEMGDVILAALDASL from the coding sequence ATGTCGAACCCATCCCTTTTGATTCTTGCCGGTGACGGCATCGGCCCTGAAGTCATGAACGAGGTGAAGCGCGTCATCACGTGGTTCGGCGACAAACGTGACATGAAGTTTGATGTGTCCGAAGATCTGGTCGGTGGTGCCGCATACGACAAACACGGCGTGCCTTTGGCGGACGAAACAATGGCCAAGGCGCAAGAAGTTGACGCTGTTCTGCTCGGCGCTGTGGGCGGTCCCGCCTATGATGATCTGGACTTTTCGGTAAAGCCAGAGCGCGGATTGTTGCGCCTGCGTAAAGAAATGGACCTATTCGCTAACCTGCGTCCGGCGCAGTGCTTTGACGCATTGTCCGACTTTTCTTCCCTCAAGCCTGAACTGGTCGCGGGTCTGGACATCATGATTGTCCGCGAACTGACATCCGGCGTCTATTTTGGTGAACCACGCGGTATCCACATCGAAGACAACATGCGCGTCGGTGTGAACACACAGCGCTACACCGAAGCTGAAATCGAACGCGGCGCACGTGCGGCGTTTGAACTGGCCATGAAGCGGGACAAGAAACTGTGTTCCATGGAAAAAGCCAACGTGATGGAATCTGGCATCCTGTGGCGCGACGTTGTGACAGAAGTCAGCGCCGACTACCCTGAGGTCGAATTGTCCCACATGTACGCTGACAACGGCGCGATGCAGCTGGTGCGCGCGCCAAAACAGTTCGACGTGATCTACACCGACAACCTGTTCGGCGACATCCTGTCCGATTGTGCGGCGATGCTGACTGGATCGCTTGGCATGTTGCCGTCCGCGTCCCTTGGTCTGCCAATGGAGAACGGGCGTCCAAAAGCGATGTACGAACCGGTACACGGCTCTGCGCCTGACATCACTGGCCAAGCCAAGGCGAACCCGATCGCGTGCATCCTGTCGTTCGCAATGGCGCTGCGTTATTCATTCGATCAAGGCGCGGAAGCGGATCGTCTGGAAGCTGCGATTGAAAAAGTGTTGGCCGACGGCGCGCGGACTGGCGACCTGATGGGTCCAGAAGGTGGCACTCCGCTGTCCACAACCGAAATGGGCGACGTTATTTTGGCGGCGCTCGACGCGTCGCTCTAA
- a CDS encoding DMT family transporter encodes MTPNAKGALFALGAFAVFSTHDVFIKVLGGSYSPIQIVFFSVLLSFPLATVMLMRDATAGTLIPKHPWWLALRTAGAVVTGISAFYAFSVLPLAQVYAIIFASPLMITVLAIPVLGEKVRLRRWIAVLVGLAGVLVVLRPGATDLTLGHAAALMTAIGGAVTAIVVRKIGSEERPVVMLLYPMVVNFIVMAMLLPLVYVPMPINHLGMLGIVAIFAWIAQRMIITAYQNGEAAIIAPMQYSQILWASVYGFFFFDELIDMNTAIGAAIIIASGLYIVLRESGAGNSANTPVLRSRSRVETGTTPRASLIIRMTGRTPPR; translated from the coding sequence ATGACGCCCAATGCAAAAGGTGCGCTGTTTGCGCTTGGCGCGTTTGCGGTCTTTTCGACCCATGACGTCTTCATCAAGGTATTGGGTGGATCATATTCCCCGATCCAGATCGTTTTCTTTTCGGTCTTGTTGTCGTTCCCCTTGGCCACTGTGATGCTGATGCGGGATGCAACCGCTGGGACGCTGATCCCAAAACACCCTTGGTGGTTGGCCTTGCGGACGGCGGGTGCGGTCGTCACCGGTATTTCAGCGTTTTATGCATTCTCGGTTCTGCCGTTGGCGCAAGTCTACGCCATCATCTTTGCGTCCCCGCTGATGATTACGGTTCTTGCTATTCCGGTTTTGGGTGAAAAGGTCCGGCTACGTCGGTGGATTGCAGTGCTGGTAGGCCTTGCCGGGGTGTTGGTCGTATTGCGCCCCGGTGCAACTGATCTGACCTTGGGCCATGCGGCCGCGCTGATGACTGCGATTGGGGGGGCGGTTACGGCGATTGTTGTTCGCAAAATCGGGTCAGAAGAACGGCCTGTTGTGATGCTGCTTTATCCGATGGTCGTGAACTTCATCGTGATGGCGATGCTGTTGCCGTTGGTTTACGTGCCGATGCCGATCAATCATTTGGGCATGCTCGGGATCGTCGCGATTTTTGCTTGGATTGCGCAACGGATGATCATCACGGCCTATCAAAATGGTGAGGCGGCGATCATTGCACCGATGCAATATTCGCAAATCCTCTGGGCGAGCGTTTACGGCTTTTTCTTCTTCGACGAACTGATCGACATGAACACGGCGATTGGGGCGGCGATCATTATTGCGTCTGGTCTCTACATTGTTTTGCGCGAAAGCGGCGCAGGCAATTCCGCCAACACGCCAGTTCTGCGCAGCCGATCACGGGTAGAAACAGGGACGACCCCGCGGGCGTCACTGATCATCCGGATGACAGGACGGACACCGCCGCGGTAA
- a CDS encoding NAD(P)H-quinone oxidoreductase has product MTLPKQSRVVKIAQHGGPEVLTPDMAETPTPAHGEVLIKVAYAGVNRPDALQRAGLYNPPAGASPLPGLECAGEVVALGAGVTDWAVGDQVCALLPGGGYAEYVVTPAAHCLPVPDSMTLKQAACLPETFFTVWSNVFQRGGLQAGERFLVHGGSSGIGTTAIQLAKAFGARVFTTAGSDDKCAACVDLGAEQAINYRDADFVEVMRAAGGADVILDMVGGSYMERNLKALADDGRLVQIAFLQGMKAELNMVQLMTRRLTMTGSTLRPQSDLAKARIAADLREKVWPLLAAGKVAPVMDQEFALDDAAAAHARMESSAHIGKIVLRVGG; this is encoded by the coding sequence ATGACCCTTCCCAAGCAAAGCCGCGTCGTAAAAATAGCACAGCATGGCGGGCCAGAGGTTTTGACACCTGACATGGCTGAAACACCTACGCCTGCCCACGGCGAAGTGCTGATCAAGGTCGCTTATGCGGGCGTGAACAGGCCCGACGCGCTGCAACGCGCGGGGCTGTATAATCCCCCAGCGGGCGCAAGCCCCCTGCCCGGTTTGGAATGTGCCGGCGAGGTCGTTGCGCTTGGCGCAGGTGTGACCGATTGGGCCGTGGGCGATCAGGTCTGCGCCCTGTTGCCAGGTGGCGGTTATGCTGAATACGTTGTCACACCTGCCGCCCACTGCCTGCCTGTGCCGGATAGTATGACGTTGAAACAGGCCGCGTGCCTGCCCGAAACGTTCTTTACCGTTTGGTCCAACGTGTTCCAGCGCGGGGGCCTGCAAGCAGGTGAACGTTTCTTGGTCCATGGTGGATCCTCGGGTATCGGGACAACAGCAATCCAACTGGCGAAAGCATTCGGCGCGCGGGTTTTCACGACTGCCGGATCCGACGACAAATGCGCGGCTTGCGTGGATCTAGGGGCCGAGCAGGCCATCAATTACCGTGACGCGGATTTTGTGGAAGTGATGCGCGCCGCAGGCGGGGCGGATGTGATACTCGACATGGTTGGCGGGTCTTACATGGAGCGAAACTTGAAAGCGCTCGCGGATGATGGCCGTCTGGTGCAAATCGCATTTTTGCAGGGCATGAAGGCTGAACTGAATATGGTTCAGCTCATGACGCGGCGGCTTACGATGACTGGATCGACCTTGCGACCACAATCAGATTTGGCAAAGGCGCGGATTGCAGCGGACCTTCGTGAAAAAGTTTGGCCACTACTTGCCGCTGGCAAAGTCGCGCCTGTGATGGATCAGGAATTTGCGCTGGATGATGCGGCGGCGGCACACGCCCGCATGGAAAGCTCTGCGCATATCGGAAAGATCGTTTTGCGCGTCGGCGGTTAA
- a CDS encoding COQ9 family protein, with the protein MTVSVDQVTQHLVAAAVPHVPFDGWGVETFKAAASDAGIGLDAARAACPRGATDLAIAYHQMGDAAMAEALAEADLAGMRFRDKVAEAVRLRLSVIDDKEVVRRGSTLFALPHMAPEGAKLIWGTADAIWTALGDTSEDVNWYTKRATLSAVYGSVVLFWLGDETDGHDATDAFIDRRIDNVMQFERVKSATRDNPALRPLTTLMERLTAGIKAPQTTTRDDLPGMWRTHKSS; encoded by the coding sequence ATGACCGTATCTGTTGACCAAGTGACCCAGCATCTTGTCGCCGCCGCTGTGCCCCATGTCCCCTTTGATGGCTGGGGTGTTGAGACGTTCAAAGCAGCCGCAAGCGACGCGGGAATCGGTTTGGACGCAGCCCGCGCCGCCTGCCCGCGTGGTGCCACAGATCTGGCGATTGCCTATCATCAGATGGGTGACGCGGCGATGGCCGAAGCCTTGGCAGAGGCTGATCTTGCAGGCATGCGGTTTCGCGACAAGGTCGCAGAGGCCGTGCGCCTGCGCCTGTCAGTAATTGACGACAAAGAAGTGGTGCGCCGTGGATCGACGCTGTTTGCCCTGCCGCATATGGCGCCAGAAGGTGCCAAACTGATTTGGGGTACCGCCGATGCGATCTGGACCGCCCTTGGCGACACGTCTGAAGACGTGAACTGGTACACAAAACGCGCGACCCTGTCGGCAGTCTACGGGTCTGTCGTTCTGTTCTGGCTTGGGGATGAAACGGACGGGCATGACGCCACCGACGCATTCATCGACCGCCGTATCGACAACGTGATGCAGTTCGAACGGGTGAAATCCGCAACCCGCGACAATCCGGCGTTGCGTCCGCTGACCACCTTGATGGAACGGCTGACCGCTGGGATCAAAGCACCGCAAACCACAACCCGCGATGACCTGCCGGGCATGTGGCGCACGCACAAATCTTCCTAA
- the rpsU gene encoding 30S ribosomal protein S21, translating into MQVSVRDNNVDQALRALKKKLQREGVFREMKLKQHFEKPSVRKAREKAEAIRRQRKLARKKLQREGML; encoded by the coding sequence ATGCAGGTTAGTGTTCGTGATAACAACGTCGATCAGGCGCTCCGTGCTCTGAAGAAAAAACTTCAGCGTGAAGGTGTGTTTCGTGAGATGAAGCTCAAGCAACATTTCGAAAAGCCATCCGTGCGTAAAGCACGCGAAAAGGCCGAAGCAATCCGCCGTCAGCGTAAGCTGGCTCGGAAAAAGCTCCAGCGCGAAGGTATGCTCTAA